The Xyrauchen texanus isolate HMW12.3.18 chromosome 4, RBS_HiC_50CHRs, whole genome shotgun sequence genome segment ATTGGATGATGCTTCCTTGAGAACTTTCTTCTATGAAGCCATGTCGATCATTAATAGCCGCCCACTCACTACAGATACATGATCCCAAGGGGCTAGAGCCACTTACCCCAAACCATTTACTCACCATGAAATCCTCTGTTCCTCTGCCTCCACCAGGGAAATTTGTGCAAGAAGACCTGTACGGAAGAAAAAGGTGGCGCAGAGTACAATATCTGACTGAGCAATTTTGGAGTAGATGGAGGAAGGAATATCTGACAAACATCATTCTCAGACAACGGTGGCATACTCCAAGACGCAATGTGAAGATTGGAGATATCGTCATTGTCAAGGAGGAAGGGGTTCCGCGCAATGAATGGAGACTTGGAAGAGTTCTTGATGTTTGTGAAGATGAAGATGGCCTGGTGCGGAAAACCACAATACAAATAGGAAATAGAAAGTTAGGGAAAGAGGGTCAGCGACTTGCTAATCCATCCATTCTTGAACGTATTATTCACAAATTAGTGGTACTTGTAGAAAACAATTAAATCTTATGCAATGGAACTAATCTCTTTACGTCAACACAAGTTGAGAGTTTGAAGTATTAAGAGTTTAAATATTAGACTTGATGCCAAGAGTCAGAGAACATTCTATTTGGTTCTGAAATTTGGTTTGTGAAATTACTAAATGTATTCAAACTTTTGCAAACGTTCATCATAAATTATAGTAATTTGGTGGGAGTGTAACTGTCAAAGgacatgttttttgttgttgaaatgtgtatttatgtttttgttataaattaATGTCAATTTGAGTTCAttcaatttaaaaacaatcaaaacGATATTCAGAAGCCGGTATTTATAATGTATGCCCTTTGAGGTGTTTAAAGTTGGGGGTTCTTTAAGGAGGATTTACGTAGAAAACGTGATGTCACATGACCCGGTTCAGTTTGGAGCGGGTCGGCGTCATTTTGGGTCAATGAACATGGATGCAGAGAAACGACATGTAGTCTGGAAAAGAATTGCCTAATCTGCATGGTTTGAGAGGCGTACACGTTTTCACGGTGTCTATGGTGTCTACTGAAGAGAGAGTAAATAAACAACATAAGACATCTGTATGAAGCGTGGCCTTTTATTTCGTCAGACCAGTGCAGctatagatgtaaaagatgtgaaaagatcaaaagtgtggctaaatttcaccaggctcgatgccaacagcgtgCGATGCCAtgtttgcgacaagataattgctgccaaaaccggcaacacgacaaatctgatgaagtaCTTGACAGTGCATAGAATAAACTTAAAGAGCAggaagttgctccgtcttcgactgcaagaagacagaGCCAGTGCAGTCATCTTATCAGcatcctgccacagagcttccttcaacatgcccaccacgagTCTTCCTCCAAAACTACTAatgaatgcagcggcgctatgactgggaaCACTGACAGGTAAGCTTAACGTTtttcaaacaaaccaacaaacaaaatcggctaacttgtactggtacatgcttgtgtacttgttaaattaacatttctgtgcacggtgacatagtcctataaactgggacctacataacgttagatattgtttggatggaTGGCTATAAAtggctagctaaatcgatgctaaaaatgctttaaggttgactgTAACTGATCGAGTTTAAcgtacattaaactagttatcttgttaaaccttacttatccttagggttggcttaattaacagtttagctttcttgttttgtttagttttttcctgTTCACATTAATGTAATGGCCTCTGaccctgccgaccctggcatgagaccagaaggctcaggacaGGAGATGAGTCTTTTACCCCTTTTCCACCAAGGCAGAGCTGGTGCTGGTTCGGAGCCAGAGCCTAGTTTCAAATCGGTTCTTTGTTTTTCGACCACCAAAGCACCAGCTCCGAACCAGTAAAAGTGGTTCTTAAAGTCCCCATAAATTCAAAATTGACCatactttgtttgcctaaattgatcgttttgtggtgaacaattcatccatgcaagtcaatccacacaaaaaagtttttggcttcgtaatctttaatcaaaatctgaaaattccccgcccctctgcattggaggaccttgcctgatgacgtaggtttgacggtttaggtgtctccttaacatccgtaaccacgcccctccaactgacagtagacaggctagtgtgtttgcgagcattgaGAGCGTGTGAAAGGAGCGATGGCGAGGAGCtgcatttttggttgtgacactcacggaacactttttaccattcgaaccctccgcatgtaatggctcaaacatgtaaggtctgattcccccgtgacgaaatgatcctccgtgtgttcctgttcttcttcatcttcctcctcctcctgctgcaggaaggggactgctggcggtgtttcaggcggcgagtaatcctcaacaaccgatggtaaacttgcgttaagatctgcctccatttctgaatgaaacacctacttttttagatccaatcaggtgctagttggaaaaaagccacgcccactattttgcctcatttagtattccgtttctctcggaaatacgtcacaacactggagaaaagtcgtttgcaacttccggttcatggggactttaagtAGCACCAAATCATTGCTGCTCTAGAAGTAAGAACCGCTTACGTCAGCGGCTGGGGGCGGGGTTACCGTGACCATCAAGACGAACAGAAACTTGTGACCGCCATTTTTGAATTAGCAGATAAACACAATGGACGTGATTAAACAAAAACAGTTGTGGTCAGAGGAGGAAACGAGCTGCTTTGTTGCACTCTGGTCCTCTGCAGAAGTCCAGGGTAAGTTAGACGGGGCTTCGCGGACGAAACCGGTTTTGCAGCAAATTCAGCGAGAGATGGCTGTAGCGGGGTTCGACCGGAACCTCCAACAGATAAGCAAcaaactaaaaaaactaaaactaaagaaTGACTACAGGGACCAAAAAAAGGACCTCGGTCGAAGCGGCAATGGTCGCCCTCGTCGAAACCCACATTTCGACGTTCTCGACTCTGTTCTCGGCGATAGGCCGGCATGCCAGGTGACCGGGGCGCTGAACTCGGCAACAATAATGCTTGAGTCAATGGTGGATGATTCGCTACAGCAAAGTTGCACCGATCCTTGTAAGTtctgttttttagattattttacttgTTCCGAGCATGTTTCTTAGCTGTTTAGTGACGTTCTAATTTCTTACATCAGTGTTTGCAATGTGGCTAGCTAGGATTGTATTATCTGTGATTTCATTGTATAAAGTAGCACAGAACAGTGTGTAAAGTGTAAtggacaatattttttaaagcactgtcttgttttttttttttatagaactgTCTGCCATCACCGACCGTGATGATGACAATGTTGAGTTGCCGCCACCGCTGGGCTGCAGCTCTCCCGTGCCGTCGTGTAGCAGCTCTGGAGAAGCATCTTCAGAACGCGGTAAGACTTGGTGTGCAAATGGTCACATCATACACTATGCAAACATTGAGATGTGActgtatattactatatattatcaGGTactgaaatgtttatattttttcttcatttaaaggcttagttaacccaaaaatgaaaattctgtcagtatttactcgccctcatgttgttcaacccCGTAAGACCTTCGTTCATCTTCGGAACAtgaattaagatatttttgatgaaatctaAGAGCTGGATCACTCCTCCATTAGTCCATAGGCTTCTTCAGGGATTGAAACTTGCCAGCCCCGAAAAGTTATTAACTtgctatatacaatataatattgaTGCTTTTTTATGGACATGAGCAAAATCTGAAGTGATAGTGATGTAGTATGATGCTATACATATTTGTTATATAACTAATATAGCAGATGCATACCCGTAATTCCCTGCAGAAAACAATTATTTGCAATGCTATGACAACACATTGATGATCTGTCATCTGCTATTATTGTTGTACACAGGAAAAAGGAAGAGAGACAGTACCTCAGAACTGGTGCAATATTTGGAAAGGGCAGATGAGAGGTTCTTGCAGCACAGCAAAGAAATGGACGATGCCTTGCGTCAGGACATGAGAGCGGACGCACATTCTCTGCTTGGACTCATGGGGTGCATGGTGGATATTTTATGGGGTGCATTACCAAAAGCTAGGAAAtcgctttaaacggctttaaactgacaacttcaggattaaggctcatgctgagagacacaacagactgatttattacagaactcaagtgcttgccttttatcggagtttccatattggatacatattttttaaaatggtggaggacatcgctgtttctatagtgaatgacccTTGCAGACTGGCTACTGTGAAATAGAGAGTAATATCCTGTAAACATCTCTGATTTGGTGTGGCGACAGGTgattacacacacactcctctctctctctctctctctctctctctcacacacacacacacacacacacacacacacacacacacagacatccagccatctatccttgtttatccaatgacttgttagaaacagcataaGCCgtaatactatttctgaagtgaaatttttaattactaatggaggcttggacgcatcatttgttttgaaccagcaacggcagattctgattcgtcacGTAAGGAAGTAGTTCaatgcacaaatgtttttttatgaccgtattaatttttttacaaatgtacttgttcattgaactatatatatatatatatatatatatatatatatatttaagcaagcaatatcacactcgcaattttgctaaatggccctacatcagcactgctgtaattacctactgcactcggcctgcggccgaatcacagcagtgcgaACGAATCAAGATGAATTGTCAACGAAACAATTAGGATCTCTCAGACCAAATTGAATCATTCAACAGGTTTCTACTAAAGGGGGAAAGTCCTACACTGGaggattttccaaaaattggTAAGAACGAAAAGCCTGGCTAGCAGGCTGCGACGTAGCCAATGCAGTCTTCTGCTACCCCTGCCTACTCTTTCACCCTGAAGGCGGCACGGCAGACAGCACCGCTTTGACAGCGACAGGTGTAACAGacatgcaccatctttcagaaaagataaagaaacatgAGACCCACATTGATAGCTGTTTGagattgtctgctttggggagagtGAACATTGCCACACGTTTCTACACAGACACTGCTGGTGCTTGTGCTTGTGCTGAGGTACATCGATAGCAACCATAAAGTGCAGGAACGCTTTTTTTAGTTTCTTCCCATCTCGGAATCAATCTCAATTGCCAGTGTGTTTTAGGAGAGACTGAACGGTCTTTTGCCGACGACGAGAAAGTTAAACTCATCGCGCAAGCTTACGATGGAGCCAGTGTGATGAGGGGAGAGAAGAGAAGGCTGGTGTGCAGCAaaatgtgcgtgagcattttaagAATGCCCATTATGTTTATTGCTATGCACATCGGCTGAATTTGATCATGCAGTAAGCTACTTCTCTTatcaaaaaagttaatattttcttttccgaTCCGAGCGGGATTGCAGCTTTTTTTTCCCGGTCACCCAAACGGGACCAGCATTcatgaaccagactgttgcactaagACTGCCCAGAGCTTCATCCACACGGTGGAACTTCAACAGCAGAGTCATGAACACTGTCTACGAGAATCGAGACAATCTCATACAATGTTTTGAAGCCATCAGGACCGCTTCATTGGGTTCATTTCACCAGCCCACCGTGAGAGAGGCATATGGCTACGTGAGGATGCTACATGAtgaagatttcttttttttttcatgtggctTTTCCATAAAATCATGCCCCACGTCGATAATCTGTACCAGAAGCTCCAGAAGGATATCGATGCTGCCTTCATCAAACGTGCCCTCGGCAGCTTCACAAACAGTGTGCAGGCCATAAGGTAAGATTTCGTGTATGCATGAAAGGagactgcatttgtgtttgaaattacattattctcattatatatggcCAGTGGTATAATCTAGCgtactttataaactgtatactgTGCTGAACATCCAGGCTAGGTGAGACTCAAAGGCTAACTTAAACACTAAAGACTTTATGCATCCCTGCCCATTTTAAATGGAACTGAAATCTTTGTACTATACGTGGCTAAATTGCATATACCTATGCATCACAtagactacagtactgtacatagcctAACAAACACATTGGTCTGTTTGCCTTCAGGGACTCCTCTCAACAGCAGCTGCAAGTAGCAACAGGAGCCAAAAGACCCAGAACGGCTTTGAGAGAAGAGAAGCAGAGGCTGTCTGAAGAGGTCTGCGACACCATCCTGGATCACACCAAAGCAAGGTTCTTTTTCACTGTCCACCTTGTGAGTGCTGCCTTACTGCaagcagatatgtttgaaagGTACTGCCATTCATTTCCTGATGAGGCCACTGTGAATGCATATACCATGCTGAACAAGGCAAAGCTCAAGACAGAactctctctgatctatgagaatcctgaattcaagggctgctgtggtgcactgtaccaggttctcatgagctacaacctccaggagacattctctgagactgtgactctgttgaacatcctcataactactcccatgacaacagctgaagctgatagatgtttctcaactttgacacgagttaagacattcctgcgaaattcaatgggccaggaacgtctgaatgcactggccatgctctccatggagagggaactagtcctcaacatgcctgatttcctgattaacacacacacacaaaccaaatcagttcaaagtttatgttgttttaaatagttatttttcattcattcaaaatctgttcatgttcatttttacaaatctatacaattggccagaatatggttgttcatatttacaaagcCATATAAATAGCTGTGTTTACatttctagaaattattttcaaatgctgtttccaggcaaaatgtctatcactgt includes the following:
- the LOC127643295 gene encoding uncharacterized protein LOC127643295, with the protein product MWLFHKIMPHVDNLYQKLQKDIDAAFIKRALGSFTNSVQAIRDSSQQQLQVATGAKRPRTALREEKQRLSEEVCDTILDHTKARFFFTVHLVSAALLQADMFERYCHSFPDEATVNAYTMLNKAKLKTELSLIYENPEFKGCCGALYQVLMSYNLQETFSETVTLLNILITTPMTTAEADRCFSTLTRVKTFLRNSMGQERLNALAMLSMERELVLNMPDFLINTHTQTKSVQSLCCFK